A genomic region of Fodinisporobacter ferrooxydans contains the following coding sequences:
- a CDS encoding cytidine deaminase translates to MQKLAQAALNARAHAYVPYSHFPVGAALALKSGEIVTGCNIENASFGLTNCAERTAIFKAISEGKSEIEGIVVVADTSEPVSPCGACRQVMVEFCPKDTQVRMMNLRGDLLDTTVGELLPGAFTKEDMDIREDTRESV, encoded by the coding sequence ATGCAAAAGTTGGCTCAGGCAGCTTTGAACGCTCGCGCACATGCGTATGTTCCGTATAGCCATTTTCCCGTAGGGGCAGCACTGGCTTTAAAATCCGGTGAAATTGTGACAGGTTGCAATATTGAAAATGCCTCCTTTGGATTGACGAATTGTGCAGAACGGACGGCCATCTTTAAAGCCATATCGGAAGGAAAATCGGAAATCGAAGGAATTGTCGTGGTGGCAGACACCAGCGAGCCCGTTTCTCCTTGTGGAGCCTGTCGCCAGGTGATGGTGGAGTTTTGCCCCAAAGATACGCAAGTCCGGATGATGAATCTGCGCGGAGATCTGCTTGACACAACCGTTGGCGAACTCTTGCCGGGCGCTTTTACAAAGGAGGATATGGATATACGTGAAGATACAAGAGAATCGGTTTAA
- the era gene encoding GTPase Era yields MQENRFKSGFIAIVGRPNVGKSTLLNTIVGQKIAIMSDKPQTTRNRIMGILTNQQMQGIFLDTPGIHKPHSKLGNYMVKIAENTLGEVDLVVFITDVSEGYGGGDEYIIEMLKRVRTKVILVLNKTDLAPPEKVLAAIDFYKDLYPFAEIIPASALKGQNIDRFLQIIGEYLPEGPMYYPGDQVTDHPERFIAAELIREKVLHLTREEIPHSVAVVVEQMESREEKSMVYIHALIYTERDSQKAILIGKQGELLKKIGQLARRDIERLLGSKVYLELWIKVKKDWRNQERLLRNFGFTEHQD; encoded by the coding sequence ATACAAGAGAATCGGTTTAAGTCCGGGTTTATAGCGATTGTCGGCAGGCCGAACGTAGGCAAATCCACATTATTAAATACAATTGTGGGGCAAAAGATTGCCATCATGTCGGACAAGCCGCAAACGACCCGAAATCGAATTATGGGAATTTTAACAAATCAACAGATGCAGGGGATTTTTCTCGATACGCCCGGTATTCATAAACCCCACAGCAAGCTTGGCAACTATATGGTCAAAATCGCTGAAAATACCTTGGGAGAAGTCGATCTGGTCGTATTCATTACGGATGTTTCGGAAGGGTACGGCGGCGGCGATGAATACATTATCGAGATGCTCAAACGGGTTCGAACGAAAGTGATTCTGGTTTTGAATAAAACGGATCTCGCACCGCCGGAAAAAGTATTGGCGGCCATCGATTTTTATAAAGATCTCTATCCATTTGCGGAAATTATTCCTGCATCGGCATTAAAAGGTCAAAATATCGATCGCTTTTTGCAGATCATCGGTGAATATTTGCCGGAAGGCCCCATGTATTACCCGGGTGACCAAGTGACAGACCATCCGGAGCGATTTATCGCGGCAGAATTGATCCGGGAAAAAGTGCTGCATTTGACGAGAGAGGAAATTCCCCATTCTGTTGCTGTCGTTGTCGAGCAGATGGAATCCCGGGAAGAGAAGAGCATGGTATACATCCATGCCTTAATTTACACGGAGAGAGACTCGCAAAAAGCGATTTTGATCGGAAAACAGGGAGAACTGTTAAAAAAAATCGGTCAATTGGCGCGTCGCGACATTGAACGCTTGTTGGGATCAAAAGTGTATCTGGAATTATGGATCAAAGTGAAAAAAGATTGGCGCAACCAGGAGCGTTTGTTGCGCAACTTCGGTTTTACAGAGCATCAGGATTAG
- a CDS encoding YqzL family protein: MRDFSWNVFAKTGEINAYLLYKDLELLSPVQQMYEGETEDQESSPSD, translated from the coding sequence GTGCGGGATTTTTCTTGGAACGTCTTTGCGAAAACGGGCGAAATCAATGCTTATCTTTTGTATAAAGATTTAGAACTGCTGAGCCCTGTCCAGCAGATGTACGAAGGCGAAACGGAAGATCAGGAAAGCTCTCCATCCGATTGA
- the recO gene encoding DNA repair protein RecO, translated as MALETVEGIVIRGIDYGETHKILTIYTYKYGKFSCMIRGVKKPQSRLAALSHLFTRANFLIALGRQGMGRIEQGEVLQSYRNIREDLVSTAYATYIVELLNRCVEEREPSESIYRFLQGSLQQLADGQDAEIICRIFEMKALQLLGVRPILDVCVNCRQAVHPFQHFHFAEGGVICPVCAGFTKHVRSIHKETWKLLIVFQTIPIDRLRTVAIRSEIKQELRFILWYFLDHFAGVTLKSRHFLEQIERLL; from the coding sequence ATGGCATTGGAAACGGTTGAAGGCATAGTAATCCGTGGGATCGATTATGGAGAAACACATAAGATTTTAACAATCTATACATACAAGTATGGGAAATTTTCCTGTATGATTCGGGGTGTTAAAAAGCCGCAAAGTCGTCTTGCTGCATTGAGTCATTTGTTTACACGTGCCAATTTCTTGATTGCGTTAGGCAGGCAAGGAATGGGGAGAATCGAGCAGGGGGAAGTTTTGCAAAGTTATCGCAACATACGGGAGGATTTGGTTTCTACTGCATATGCCACGTATATTGTCGAATTGCTGAACAGGTGCGTGGAAGAACGAGAGCCATCCGAAAGTATATATCGGTTTCTGCAAGGAAGTTTGCAACAGCTGGCAGACGGACAGGATGCGGAAATTATCTGCAGAATTTTCGAAATGAAAGCACTGCAGCTGCTCGGTGTACGTCCGATTTTAGACGTATGTGTCAATTGCCGACAAGCGGTTCATCCTTTTCAGCATTTTCATTTTGCAGAGGGCGGTGTGATCTGTCCGGTGTGCGCCGGATTTACCAAACATGTACGATCCATTCACAAAGAGACGTGGAAACTGTTGATAGTCTTTCAAACGATTCCGATTGATCGGCTGCGAACGGTTGCCATTCGGAGCGAGATTAAGCAGGAGTTGCGTTTTATTTTGTGGTATTTTCTTGATCATTTTGCTGGAGTTACACTGAAATCAAGACATTTTCTTGAACAAATCGAACGGCTGTTATAG
- a CDS encoding helix-turn-helix transcriptional regulator yields the protein MNIELSARQQKIIDIVRMNGPITGEQIAEQLHLTRATLRPDLSILTMAGFLEARPRVGYYYAGKKTEQIFGDEIRKYLVKDYKSVPVVIEEQTSVYDAIVTMFLEDVGSLFVVKGEGTLVGIVSRKDLLKVAIGQRESKDVPVTLAMTRMPNLIYVELEDSLYQAAKKLIDFQIDTLPVVKVLRDSKELKVVGRITKTTITKVFVELGTNREI from the coding sequence ATGAATATCGAACTATCTGCACGCCAACAAAAGATTATTGATATTGTTCGCATGAATGGCCCCATCACAGGGGAGCAAATAGCGGAACAACTGCATCTGACTCGTGCCACATTGCGTCCCGATTTGTCGATTTTGACGATGGCCGGTTTTTTGGAAGCACGCCCGCGCGTTGGTTACTACTATGCAGGCAAGAAAACGGAGCAAATTTTTGGCGATGAAATCCGCAAATATCTTGTCAAAGACTACAAGTCTGTTCCCGTCGTGATTGAAGAGCAGACTTCCGTTTATGATGCCATTGTCACCATGTTCTTGGAAGATGTGGGTTCGTTGTTTGTCGTAAAAGGAGAAGGAACGTTAGTGGGGATTGTCTCAAGAAAAGATTTATTAAAAGTAGCAATTGGCCAGCGGGAATCAAAAGATGTACCGGTTACACTCGCTATGACAAGAATGCCCAATTTGATTTATGTGGAGTTGGAAGACAGCTTGTATCAGGCGGCGAAGAAATTAATTGATTTTCAAATCGATACTTTGCCGGTTGTGAAAGTTTTAAGGGATTCCAAAGAATTGAAAGTTGTTGGAAGAATCACCAAGACCACGATTACGAAAGTATTTGTGGAATTAGGAACCAACCGGGAAATTTAA
- a CDS encoding pyruvate, water dikinase regulatory protein produces the protein MLEQQIVYVVSDSIGETAEFVVRAAASQFDSGHYEIRRVSYVDDEDSIKEVVLAAKEVGGFIAFTLILPSLRNAMMDYAAAAGVHVVDIMGPMIDAFRTVYKQEPKLRPGLVHQLDEDYFRRVEAVEFAVKYDDGRDSRGLLRADVVLIGVSRTSKTPLSMYLAHRRIKVANVPLVPESSPPDELFQLPVKHIIGLTINPDELNLIRQERLKSLGLTPQASYAKYERILFELEFADKIMKRLGCPVINVSNKAVEETASIILDLMKRGGHTI, from the coding sequence ATGTTAGAACAACAAATTGTGTACGTGGTATCCGATTCCATCGGAGAGACTGCCGAGTTTGTCGTACGGGCGGCAGCAAGTCAATTTGATAGCGGACATTATGAAATACGGCGGGTTTCTTACGTCGATGATGAGGATTCCATTAAAGAAGTTGTCCTGGCGGCAAAAGAAGTAGGCGGATTTATTGCGTTTACCTTGATTTTGCCATCTCTCCGCAATGCGATGATGGATTACGCGGCAGCAGCGGGAGTTCACGTTGTTGACATTATGGGACCGATGATTGACGCATTTCGGACCGTATACAAACAAGAGCCAAAGTTGCGCCCGGGATTGGTTCATCAATTAGACGAAGATTATTTTCGACGGGTGGAAGCCGTGGAGTTTGCAGTCAAGTACGACGATGGACGGGATTCACGAGGATTGTTGCGGGCAGATGTCGTATTGATCGGGGTGTCTCGCACATCCAAAACTCCGTTAAGCATGTATCTGGCACATCGGCGGATAAAAGTTGCCAACGTTCCGTTAGTCCCGGAAAGTTCCCCGCCTGACGAACTGTTTCAGTTGCCGGTCAAGCATATTATCGGTCTTACGATCAATCCGGATGAATTGAATTTGATTCGCCAGGAACGTTTAAAATCCCTTGGATTGACTCCGCAGGCAAGTTACGCCAAATATGAGAGAATTCTTTTTGAATTGGAATTTGCGGATAAAATCATGAAGCGATTAGGATGTCCGGTTATCAATGTCAGCAATAAGGCGGTTGAGGAAACGGCAAGTATCATTCTCGATTTGATGAAACGGGGAGGACATACCATATGA
- the ppdK gene encoding pyruvate, phosphate dikinase yields the protein MIRNVLLFSEGSREMRDVLGGKGANLADMTNHGLPVPPGFTITTASCNRYYEEGQRLQKALIDEVEQAMQQLESMTGKVFGGKENPLLVSVRSGAAISMPGMMDTILNLGLNDETVQGLIDQSKDKRFALDCYRRFIQMFGNVVLGIEHHVFEIRLQALKEQADLTDDTQVTAEQWEQLVSEYKKLIKKHTKEDFPQDVKTQLLQAIEAVFRSWNNQRAKIYRKINNIPDSIGTAVNVQMMVFGNLGDDCGTGVAFTRNPSTGEKKIFGEFLVNAQGEDVVAGIRTPRPIAELAQTMPAIYEQFVQLCNLLEHTYKDMQDIEFTVERGKLYILQTRNGKRTSQASLKILVDLVDEGVIDTKEALRRVDAEQLGQSLHRRIDPDAKVEVAATGLPASPGSGSGSIVFTADHAEEQMKKGLRTILVRPETTPEDIHGILAAEAILTARGGMTSHAAVVARGMGKPCVCGCEQLSFDPENNCLWIGEQALKEGDWITVDGSTGRVILGAVPMIDPELTEEMKKILEWADQYRKLLVMSNADNPVDARRSVEYGAQGVGLCRTEHMFMDPERIPVVQNMILADSFADRKQALDQLLPMQEEDFYGILLAMDGLPVTIRLLDPPLHEFLPRIDETTSGSMDEAIVRKVKALHESNPMLGHRGCRLGITYPEIYEMQVNAICRATKRLIAGGMNPIPEIMIPLIGHVNELRILREMVERVIQKEGLADRNIPIGTMIELPRAAVTADQIAQHADFFSFGTNDLTQTTFAFSRDDAEGKFLQVYVDQEILPANPFMTLDVDGVGQLIRMGVEKGKKTNAQLKTGICGEHGGDPKSIAFCHEVGLKYVSCSPFRLPIARVAAAQVAIAKEAGC from the coding sequence ATGATTCGCAATGTATTGCTATTTTCCGAAGGTTCGCGGGAGATGCGAGATGTATTAGGGGGGAAAGGCGCCAATTTGGCAGACATGACAAATCACGGATTGCCGGTGCCGCCGGGATTTACGATTACTACTGCCAGTTGTAACCGGTATTACGAAGAAGGCCAGCGATTGCAAAAAGCGCTGATCGATGAAGTGGAACAGGCGATGCAGCAATTGGAGTCGATGACGGGAAAGGTGTTTGGCGGCAAAGAGAATCCTTTGTTGGTCTCGGTTCGCTCCGGAGCTGCAATCTCTATGCCGGGCATGATGGATACCATTTTAAATCTCGGTTTAAATGATGAGACGGTTCAAGGTTTAATTGACCAATCCAAGGATAAGCGATTTGCTCTCGATTGCTATCGCAGATTTATCCAAATGTTCGGAAATGTGGTTTTGGGAATCGAACATCATGTATTTGAAATACGTTTGCAAGCGTTGAAAGAACAAGCAGACTTGACGGATGATACACAAGTAACAGCAGAACAATGGGAACAACTGGTCAGCGAGTATAAAAAGCTGATCAAAAAACATACGAAAGAAGATTTCCCGCAGGATGTAAAAACACAGCTTCTGCAAGCGATTGAAGCGGTGTTTCGCTCATGGAACAACCAACGGGCGAAAATCTATCGGAAAATTAATAATATCCCTGATTCCATAGGAACTGCGGTCAATGTGCAAATGATGGTATTTGGCAACCTTGGAGACGATTGCGGTACAGGTGTTGCATTTACCCGCAACCCTTCTACAGGCGAAAAGAAAATTTTCGGCGAATTTCTCGTGAATGCACAAGGTGAAGACGTAGTGGCGGGAATCCGCACACCTCGTCCGATTGCCGAGTTGGCGCAAACGATGCCTGCGATCTACGAACAATTCGTGCAGTTGTGCAATCTATTGGAACATACGTACAAAGACATGCAAGACATCGAGTTTACAGTTGAACGCGGCAAACTGTATATTTTGCAAACACGCAATGGGAAACGCACATCGCAAGCTTCCTTGAAAATTTTGGTTGATCTTGTGGATGAAGGTGTAATCGATACAAAAGAGGCGTTGCGGCGAGTGGATGCGGAGCAGTTGGGACAAAGTCTGCACAGAAGAATCGATCCTGACGCCAAAGTGGAAGTTGCAGCAACAGGATTGCCGGCATCGCCCGGTTCCGGCAGCGGAAGTATTGTCTTCACTGCAGATCATGCGGAAGAACAGATGAAAAAAGGTCTCCGAACCATACTCGTACGTCCGGAAACCACTCCGGAAGACATTCATGGGATACTCGCAGCTGAAGCCATCTTGACCGCCCGGGGCGGCATGACCAGCCATGCTGCCGTTGTTGCGCGCGGAATGGGAAAACCTTGTGTATGCGGATGTGAACAACTGAGTTTTGATCCGGAGAACAACTGCCTTTGGATTGGCGAACAAGCGTTGAAAGAAGGCGACTGGATTACAGTAGACGGCAGTACGGGACGAGTGATTCTTGGCGCCGTACCGATGATCGATCCAGAGTTGACAGAGGAGATGAAAAAAATACTGGAGTGGGCGGATCAATACCGCAAGCTGCTCGTCATGAGCAACGCAGATAATCCTGTCGATGCCAGACGTTCCGTCGAGTACGGAGCACAGGGTGTGGGATTGTGCAGAACAGAACATATGTTTATGGACCCGGAACGCATTCCGGTGGTGCAAAACATGATTCTTGCAGACAGTTTTGCAGATCGAAAGCAAGCGTTGGATCAGTTGTTGCCCATGCAGGAAGAAGATTTTTATGGGATTCTTTTGGCCATGGATGGGCTGCCTGTGACCATTCGCCTGCTTGATCCGCCATTGCACGAATTTTTGCCGCGGATCGATGAAACGACAAGCGGGTCCATGGATGAGGCAATTGTTCGCAAAGTGAAGGCGCTTCATGAATCCAACCCGATGCTGGGGCATCGCGGATGTCGCCTGGGGATTACGTATCCGGAAATTTACGAAATGCAAGTAAACGCCATTTGCCGGGCAACGAAGCGTTTGATTGCCGGAGGGATGAATCCGATTCCCGAGATCATGATACCGCTGATCGGGCATGTCAATGAGTTGCGGATTTTGCGGGAAATGGTAGAGCGTGTGATCCAAAAGGAAGGTTTGGCAGATCGAAATATACCGATCGGTACGATGATCGAATTGCCGCGGGCAGCCGTTACGGCAGATCAAATCGCGCAACATGCAGACTTTTTCTCTTTTGGTACCAATGATTTGACACAGACGACATTTGCGTTCAGCCGCGACGACGCAGAAGGAAAATTTTTGCAGGTCTATGTGGATCAAGAGATCTTGCCTGCGAATCCTTTTATGACATTGGATGTAGATGGTGTCGGTCAATTGATTCGAATGGGAGTGGAAAAAGGCAAGAAAACAAATGCACAACTAAAAACCGGAATTTGCGGAGAGCATGGCGGAGATCCGAAATCGATCGCATTTTGCCATGAAGTTGGCCTCAAGTATGTAAGCTGCTCGCCGTTCCGATTGCCGATTGCCCGCGTAGCTGCTGCACAAGTGGCGATTGCCAAAGAAGCCGGGTGTTGA
- the dnaG gene encoding DNA primase, protein MSVRIPQEILDQIREQLDIVDVISEYVQLKRVGRSFMGLCPFHPEKSPSFSVSQEKQFYHCFGCGAGGNVFSFLMQIEHISFVESVKLLSKRTQVAFDFDDRQLEADETYRRRKRMMEAHDLASKFYNYILMNTEVGVQALHYLERRGLRKSTIEEFQLGYAPDSWDTLGRFLHKRGFDAALLLECGLLTESGQYPGKVFDRFRDRILFPVHDGQGNCIAFGGRIMAKGEPKYLNSPETALFHKGRILYNLHRARQAIRKSGAALLCEGYLDVISAYQAGVPYAVAALGTALTPDQASILKRNAQYVVMAYDGDQAGVNAAKKNAIVLDQAGVEAKVAVMPQGLDPDDVVKTYGSEYFQSLITREAISSADYMLQIMRKDYALSTNEGKSKYLQAAMAYLASVTNPIEQEIHLRNLESEFKVSMDVLKTELQAQAMSARQSDRHEKRNVSAASDRQRRMERFFLQKTLPAHVIAEQYLLTHMLIDIGVITQVQDIGFVEFSVDEHNVLFAQLIRYMSEQPDTYINVAGFLEFLQEERLISYVTFLLARSDQLDMRPGLIEEYVRRIQLHQSELVLRKFEAELIASGNRGDFAQMREVQGKIQQVREQIQELKAAGKLER, encoded by the coding sequence ATGAGCGTACGAATTCCGCAGGAGATTCTCGACCAAATTCGCGAGCAATTGGACATCGTGGATGTAATATCCGAGTATGTTCAATTAAAACGAGTAGGTCGGTCGTTTATGGGACTTTGTCCTTTTCATCCTGAGAAAAGCCCATCGTTTTCCGTTTCACAAGAGAAACAATTTTATCATTGTTTTGGATGTGGAGCAGGCGGTAATGTTTTTTCATTTTTGATGCAAATTGAGCATATTTCATTTGTGGAGTCTGTAAAATTGCTTTCGAAGCGCACACAAGTCGCGTTTGACTTTGATGATCGCCAATTAGAAGCAGACGAGACCTATCGCCGACGAAAGCGAATGATGGAAGCACATGATTTGGCATCAAAGTTCTATAATTACATTTTAATGAATACGGAAGTAGGAGTGCAAGCATTACATTATCTGGAGCGCCGAGGACTTCGAAAAAGTACAATTGAAGAATTTCAACTGGGATATGCACCTGATTCCTGGGATACTCTTGGACGTTTCTTGCACAAGCGAGGCTTTGACGCTGCATTATTGCTGGAATGTGGCTTGCTCACGGAGAGCGGACAGTATCCGGGTAAAGTATTTGACCGATTTCGTGACCGAATTCTGTTTCCTGTTCATGACGGACAGGGCAATTGTATTGCGTTCGGTGGGAGAATCATGGCGAAGGGAGAGCCCAAGTATTTAAATTCGCCGGAAACAGCGCTTTTTCACAAAGGTCGAATTCTTTACAATCTTCATCGGGCAAGACAGGCAATCCGCAAATCAGGAGCTGCACTGCTTTGTGAAGGCTATCTCGATGTGATTTCAGCATATCAAGCTGGCGTTCCATATGCTGTTGCCGCTTTAGGAACCGCATTGACACCGGATCAAGCCAGTATATTAAAGCGTAATGCACAGTATGTGGTGATGGCGTATGACGGCGACCAAGCAGGCGTCAACGCTGCCAAAAAAAATGCAATCGTATTGGATCAGGCAGGCGTTGAAGCGAAAGTTGCCGTAATGCCTCAGGGTCTGGATCCGGATGATGTGGTAAAAACGTATGGTTCGGAATATTTTCAAAGCCTGATAACGCGAGAAGCCATTTCATCAGCCGACTACATGCTGCAGATCATGCGCAAAGACTATGCGCTTTCAACGAATGAAGGGAAATCCAAATATCTGCAAGCGGCAATGGCCTATTTGGCGTCCGTAACGAACCCGATTGAACAAGAGATCCATTTGCGGAATCTGGAATCCGAGTTTAAAGTTTCAATGGATGTGTTAAAAACAGAATTGCAAGCACAGGCCATGAGCGCAAGACAATCGGATCGTCACGAGAAACGGAACGTTTCAGCAGCATCTGACAGGCAGAGGCGTATGGAACGGTTTTTTCTGCAAAAAACGCTGCCTGCTCATGTGATTGCCGAACAATATCTGCTTACTCATATGTTAATCGATATTGGGGTCATAACACAAGTTCAAGATATTGGTTTCGTTGAATTTTCTGTGGATGAACACAATGTACTGTTTGCACAACTCATCCGTTACATGAGCGAACAACCTGATACATATATAAATGTAGCGGGCTTTCTTGAATTCTTGCAAGAGGAACGTCTGATTTCTTACGTTACGTTTTTGCTTGCCCGATCCGATCAATTGGATATGCGTCCGGGATTGATTGAAGAATATGTTCGGAGGATACAGTTGCATCAGTCGGAATTGGTATTGCGCAAGTTTGAGGCGGAATTAATCGCCAGCGGTAACCGAGGAGATTTTGCACAGATGCGGGAAGTGCAAGGGAAAATCCAGCAGGTACGTGAACAAATTCAGGAGTTAAAAGCTGCTGGGAAATTAGAACGATGA
- the rpoD gene encoding RNA polymerase sigma factor RpoD, with protein MVNMHKNEEENKVTIEQVKQQLMEVGRKRGVLTYNEIIDRLSPFDQDSDQIDDFFDQLSETGIEVLNESEDDEELDLDEDATERDLEEVQDEDFSFDDLSVPPGIKINDPVRMYLKEIGRVPLLSADEEIDFAKRIEKGDEEAKRRLAEANLRLVVSIAKRYVGRGMLFLDLIQEGNMGLIKAVEKFDYRKGYKFSTYATWWIRQAITRAIADQARTIRIPVHMVETINKLIRISRQLLQELGREPTAEEIAQEMDMSPEKVREIQKIAQEPVSLETPIGEEDDSHLGDFIEDQEALAPADAAAYELLKEQLEDVLDTLTEREENVLRLRFGLDDGRTRTLEEVGKVFGVTRERIRQIEAKALRKLRHPSRSKRLKDFLE; from the coding sequence ATGGTGAACATGCATAAGAATGAAGAAGAGAATAAAGTAACAATTGAACAAGTAAAACAGCAACTCATGGAAGTGGGGAGAAAACGTGGAGTTCTCACCTACAACGAAATTATCGACCGTTTGTCTCCTTTTGATCAAGATAGTGATCAGATCGATGACTTTTTTGATCAATTGTCCGAAACAGGTATTGAAGTATTGAATGAATCGGAAGATGACGAGGAACTCGACCTCGACGAAGATGCCACAGAACGGGATTTGGAAGAAGTACAGGACGAGGATTTCAGTTTCGATGATCTGTCTGTACCTCCGGGAATCAAAATTAACGATCCGGTTCGCATGTATCTGAAAGAAATCGGGAGAGTGCCGCTCTTATCGGCAGATGAAGAGATCGATTTTGCCAAACGGATCGAAAAAGGCGATGAAGAAGCGAAACGCCGGCTTGCCGAAGCGAATTTGCGCCTTGTGGTAAGTATTGCCAAGCGGTATGTAGGCCGTGGCATGTTATTTCTTGATTTGATTCAAGAAGGAAATATGGGATTGATCAAGGCAGTTGAAAAATTCGACTACCGTAAAGGGTATAAATTCAGCACGTACGCGACATGGTGGATTCGGCAGGCGATCACGAGAGCCATTGCTGACCAGGCAAGAACCATCCGGATTCCTGTACACATGGTTGAGACAATCAACAAATTGATTCGTATTTCTCGACAGTTGCTGCAAGAACTTGGCCGTGAACCAACGGCGGAAGAGATTGCACAAGAGATGGACATGAGTCCGGAGAAGGTACGGGAGATTCAAAAAATTGCGCAAGAACCGGTATCGCTGGAAACGCCGATCGGTGAAGAAGATGATTCGCATCTTGGTGACTTTATTGAAGACCAAGAGGCATTGGCGCCTGCAGATGCAGCAGCATATGAGTTGTTGAAAGAGCAATTGGAAGACGTTTTGGATACACTGACAGAGCGGGAAGAAAATGTCTTGCGATTGCGTTTTGGACTTGATGATGGACGTACACGGACATTGGAGGAAGTTGGGAAAGTGTTCGGAGTCACTCGGGAGCGGATCCGGCAAATTGAAGCAAAAGCTCTCCGGAAACTTCGCCACCCAAGCCGCAGCAAGCGATTGAAAGATTTTCTCGAATAG
- a CDS encoding acyl-CoA dehydrogenase family protein encodes MNFELTKEQKMIRDLARDYATAEIEPKAEEVDKTARFPIETFHKLGELGLMGLPIPEDYGGGGADTISYALAVEEIGRACGSTGLSYAAHISLGCSPLYYFGTERQKREYLIPLAQGTALGSFGLTEPNAGSDAGGTQTRAILDGEEWVINGSKCFITNAGYARSVVITAVTGTKQGTRSISAFIVPASSKGFSVGSTYDKLGMRGSNTVELILEDVRVPYDHLLGKENEGFKQFLVTLDGGRISIGALSVGIARAAYEKALAYAKTRMQFGQSISKFQAIQFKLADMAMYIELARNQVLKAAWLKDQHRPFTKEAAMAKLFASEICMRTCDQAVQILGGYGYMRDYHVERFFRDAKLVEIGEGTSEVQRLVIARQIGCE; translated from the coding sequence ATGAATTTTGAACTGACAAAAGAGCAAAAAATGATTCGCGACCTGGCTCGTGATTATGCGACTGCAGAGATTGAACCGAAAGCAGAAGAAGTGGATAAAACGGCGCGATTCCCGATCGAGACATTTCACAAACTGGGGGAATTGGGCTTGATGGGACTGCCAATCCCTGAAGATTATGGCGGCGGTGGAGCGGATACGATCAGTTATGCGCTGGCTGTTGAGGAAATCGGGCGCGCTTGTGGCAGTACCGGGTTAAGTTATGCGGCACATATTTCACTCGGTTGTTCTCCATTGTATTATTTTGGAACAGAACGGCAAAAGCGGGAATATCTGATCCCATTGGCGCAGGGGACCGCTTTGGGATCTTTCGGTTTGACGGAGCCAAACGCAGGCTCCGATGCCGGCGGTACGCAGACAAGAGCCATTCTCGATGGCGAAGAATGGGTCATTAACGGCTCCAAATGTTTTATTACAAATGCGGGATATGCCCGATCTGTTGTCATCACGGCTGTCACCGGTACAAAACAGGGAACGCGATCCATCAGCGCTTTTATCGTGCCCGCATCGAGCAAAGGATTTTCTGTCGGCTCTACCTATGACAAATTGGGGATGCGCGGTTCCAATACGGTCGAGCTGATTCTCGAAGATGTGAGGGTCCCGTACGACCATTTGCTGGGGAAAGAGAATGAAGGATTCAAACAGTTTCTCGTAACATTGGATGGCGGACGAATCAGCATCGGTGCCTTGTCTGTGGGAATTGCCCGGGCCGCTTATGAAAAGGCGTTGGCCTATGCAAAAACGCGCATGCAATTCGGCCAGAGCATTTCGAAATTTCAGGCCATTCAGTTTAAATTGGCAGATATGGCCATGTACATTGAATTGGCGAGAAATCAGGTGCTAAAAGCTGCCTGGCTGAAAGATCAGCACAGACCATTCACGAAAGAGGCGGCAATGGCAAAATTATTTGCCTCGGAAATCTGCATGCGGACATGCGATCAAGCGGTACAGATTCTCGGCGGGTATGGATATATGAGGGACTATCATGTGGAGCGATTCTTTCGCGATGCCAAGCTGGTTGAGATTGGCGAAGGGACATCGGAAGTACAGAGACTTGTGATCGCAAGGCAAATCGGTTGCGAGTAG